A single region of the Pseudomonas sp. B21-023 genome encodes:
- a CDS encoding saccharopine dehydrogenase family protein, with translation MKKNVLIIGAGGVAKVVAHKCAQHNDELGRIAIASRNISKCQAIIDSVKAKGSLKVPADIQAFSLNALDVEATKALIRETESQIVINVGSAFLNMSVLRACIDTGVAYLDTAIHEEPGKICETPPWYGNYEWKHLEECQQKNITAILGVGFDPGVVNSYAKLAQQQYFDQIDSIDILDVNAGSHGKYFATNFDPEINFREFTGQVWSWQNSQWTSNTMFEVKRTDDLPVVGSQNLYLTGHDEVHSISKNLNVPNVRFWMSFGEHYINVFTVLKNLGLLSEQPVKTAEGLEVVPLKVVKAVLPDPASLAPGYTGKTCIGDLVKGTKDGQPREVFIYNVADHEEAYAETDSQGISYTAGVPPVAAALLVARGQWDAGRMVNVEELPAEPFLKALDVMGLPTRVKDEKGDRPWDAEA, from the coding sequence TTGAAGAAGAACGTTCTTATCATTGGTGCAGGAGGTGTCGCCAAGGTGGTGGCCCACAAGTGCGCACAGCATAACGACGAACTGGGTCGTATTGCGATTGCGTCACGGAACATCTCCAAATGCCAGGCCATCATCGACAGCGTCAAGGCCAAGGGTAGCCTCAAGGTACCCGCCGACATCCAGGCCTTCTCGCTCAACGCCCTCGATGTCGAGGCGACCAAGGCACTGATCCGCGAGACCGAATCGCAGATCGTGATCAACGTTGGCTCCGCCTTCCTCAACATGTCGGTGCTGCGCGCCTGCATCGATACCGGTGTCGCTTATCTTGACACCGCCATCCACGAAGAGCCGGGCAAAATCTGCGAGACCCCGCCGTGGTACGGCAACTACGAGTGGAAACACCTCGAAGAGTGCCAACAAAAGAACATTACCGCCATTCTCGGCGTCGGCTTCGACCCGGGTGTGGTGAACAGCTACGCGAAACTCGCGCAGCAGCAGTACTTCGACCAGATCGACTCGATCGACATCCTGGACGTGAATGCCGGTTCTCACGGCAAGTACTTCGCCACCAACTTCGACCCGGAAATCAACTTCCGCGAGTTCACCGGGCAAGTCTGGAGCTGGCAGAACAGCCAGTGGACCAGCAACACCATGTTCGAGGTCAAGCGCACCGACGATCTGCCGGTAGTGGGTTCGCAGAATCTGTACCTGACCGGCCACGACGAAGTGCACTCGATCTCGAAGAACCTGAACGTGCCGAACGTGCGTTTCTGGATGAGCTTCGGCGAGCACTACATCAATGTGTTCACCGTGCTGAAGAACCTCGGCCTGCTCAGCGAGCAACCGGTGAAGACCGCCGAAGGCCTGGAAGTGGTGCCGCTGAAAGTGGTCAAGGCCGTGCTGCCGGATCCGGCCTCGCTGGCCCCGGGCTACACCGGCAAGACCTGCATCGGTGACCTGGTCAAGGGCACCAAGGACGGCCAGCCGCGCGAGGTGTTCATCTACAACGTGGCCGACCACGAAGAAGCCTACGCCGAGACCGACAGCCAGGGTATTTCCTACACCGCAGGCGTGCCTCCGGTAGCCGCCGCGCTGCTGGTTGCCCGTGGCCAGTGGGATGCCGGGCGCATGGTCAACGTCGAGGAGCTGCCGGCCGAGCCGTTCCTCAAGGCGCTGGACGTGATGGGCCTGCCGACCCGCGTCAAGGATGAAAAAGGCGATCGTCCATGGGACGCTGAAGCCTAA
- a CDS encoding class I SAM-dependent methyltransferase, with protein MDEARLHEFMGKLVGDMGAAATLANVILGDELGLYRAMADSQPVTPEALAARTGCQPRLVREWLNGQAAAGYLVHHDGQFTLPEEQAMTLALEDSPAYMAGGASVLAALFHDKDKLVAAMRGDGALAWGDHHPCMFSGTERFFRPGYRTFLVADWLPALDGVVEKLQAGAQVADVGCGHGASTIVMAEAFPASRFIGYDYHAPSVLTASERARDAGVAERVGFQQASAKDYPGHDLDLVCFFDCLHDMGDPVGAARHAYQALKDDGTVMLVEPFAEDTLDANINPVGRLFYAASTFICTPNSLSQEVGLGLGAQAGEARLRAVFEEAGFRRFRRATQTPFNLILEARK; from the coding sequence ATGGACGAGGCAAGGCTTCACGAGTTCATGGGCAAGCTGGTGGGCGACATGGGGGCGGCGGCGACGCTGGCCAATGTCATCCTTGGGGATGAGCTGGGGCTGTATCGGGCCATGGCCGACAGTCAGCCAGTCACGCCCGAGGCCCTGGCCGCGCGCACCGGCTGCCAGCCACGGCTGGTACGCGAGTGGCTCAATGGCCAGGCCGCGGCGGGTTACCTGGTGCATCACGATGGACAGTTCACCCTGCCCGAGGAGCAGGCCATGACCTTGGCGCTGGAAGATTCGCCGGCCTACATGGCCGGCGGCGCCTCGGTGCTGGCGGCACTGTTCCATGACAAGGACAAGCTGGTGGCAGCCATGCGCGGCGATGGCGCCCTGGCCTGGGGCGATCACCATCCATGCATGTTCAGTGGCACCGAGCGCTTCTTTCGACCCGGCTACCGAACGTTCCTGGTGGCTGATTGGCTGCCGGCTCTGGACGGGGTGGTGGAAAAGCTGCAGGCCGGCGCCCAGGTGGCCGATGTCGGCTGTGGCCATGGTGCCTCGACCATTGTGATGGCCGAGGCGTTTCCCGCCTCGCGCTTCATCGGCTACGACTACCATGCGCCTTCGGTGCTCACCGCCAGCGAGCGCGCGCGTGACGCAGGCGTGGCCGAGCGGGTCGGCTTCCAGCAGGCGTCGGCCAAGGACTATCCCGGCCACGATCTGGACCTGGTGTGTTTCTTCGATTGTTTACACGATATGGGTGACCCGGTGGGCGCGGCACGACACGCCTATCAGGCGCTCAAGGACGATGGCACGGTGATGCTGGTGGAGCCATTCGCCGAGGATACTCTGGACGCCAATATCAACCCGGTGGGGCGCTTGTTCTACGCGGCTTCGACGTTCATCTGCACGCCGAACTCGCTGTCGCAGGAAGTGGGGCTGGGGCTGGGTGCGCAGGCTGGGGAAGCTCGGTTGCGGGCGGTGTTCGAGGAGGCGGGGTTCAGGCGCTTCCGGCGGGCGACGCAGACGCCGTTCAACTTGATACTGGAGGCCAGGAAGTAG
- a CDS encoding signal peptidase II: MFSSRTLVLTLGVAFIILDQWVKLIALVALNNHSYVYGNQSVWLDLALSLNPGAFLSLGAGLAPWLKQLVFVVAVGVVCAWAMVWAWRHWQSAPVKASAAWFIAVGGLCNLIDRVIRDGHVVDYLVLNIGTLHTGVFNLADIAIMAGATVLVVDGITRPSKG; encoded by the coding sequence ATGTTTTCCAGCCGTACCCTCGTCCTCACCCTGGGCGTTGCCTTCATCATTCTCGACCAGTGGGTAAAACTGATCGCCCTGGTCGCCCTGAACAATCACAGCTATGTCTATGGCAACCAGAGCGTCTGGCTGGACCTGGCCCTGAGCCTCAACCCCGGAGCGTTCCTCAGCCTCGGCGCCGGGCTGGCTCCGTGGCTCAAGCAACTGGTGTTCGTGGTCGCCGTCGGCGTGGTGTGCGCCTGGGCCATGGTCTGGGCCTGGCGCCACTGGCAATCGGCACCGGTCAAGGCCAGCGCGGCCTGGTTCATCGCCGTGGGCGGGCTATGCAACTTGATCGACCGGGTGATTCGCGACGGCCACGTGGTCGATTACCTGGTCCTCAACATCGGCACCCTGCACACCGGCGTGTTCAACCTGGCCGACATCGCCATCATGGCCGGTGCCACAGTGCTGGTGGTGGACGGCATTACCCGGCCGAGCAAAGGCTGA
- a CDS encoding type 1 glutamine amidotransferase domain-containing protein, translated as MNMIAPVALALAGTLLAGQAAAAVKGEVLVLLSSENQLQLEDGKPYPTGYYLNEFGVPADQLLKAGYKLVLVTPKGNAPSVDERSIDPMYFGGDAREMQRIRQVVDSLPDIDDTLSVKEVLAGDMGRYVGIFIPGGHAPLIDLANNPDVGALLRHFHQAGKPTAAICHGPITLLSAQQDPVAYRAALARGETPAASDWTYLGYRMTIFSDPEEQVFEGSLKEQRLQFYPAKAMAGAGGDMSYAQAWQPHVVVDRELITGQNPFSDKALAKALLEQLESVGSRKN; from the coding sequence ATGAACATGATTGCTCCCGTCGCGCTGGCACTGGCTGGCACTTTGCTGGCCGGTCAGGCCGCCGCCGCTGTGAAGGGTGAGGTACTGGTGCTGTTGTCCAGCGAGAACCAGCTGCAGCTCGAGGACGGTAAACCGTACCCCACCGGTTACTACCTCAACGAATTCGGCGTGCCTGCCGACCAGTTGCTCAAGGCCGGCTACAAGCTGGTGCTGGTGACTCCCAAGGGCAATGCGCCGAGTGTCGATGAGCGCTCGATCGATCCGATGTACTTCGGCGGCGATGCCCGCGAGATGCAGCGTATCCGCCAGGTGGTCGACAGCCTGCCGGATATCGACGACACGCTGTCGGTGAAGGAGGTACTGGCGGGCGATATGGGCCGCTATGTCGGGATCTTCATCCCGGGGGGCCATGCGCCGCTGATCGACCTGGCCAACAACCCCGACGTCGGTGCCCTGTTGCGTCACTTCCACCAGGCCGGCAAGCCCACGGCCGCCATTTGCCACGGCCCGATCACGTTGCTGTCTGCGCAGCAGGATCCGGTTGCCTACCGCGCCGCGCTCGCTCGTGGCGAAACCCCGGCGGCCAGCGACTGGACGTACCTGGGCTATCGCATGACCATTTTCTCTGACCCTGAGGAGCAGGTGTTCGAGGGCTCACTCAAGGAGCAGCGTCTGCAGTTCTATCCCGCCAAGGCCATGGCCGGCGCAGGAGGCGACATGAGTTATGCCCAGGCCTGGCAGCCCCATGTAGTGGTCGATCGCGAGTTGATCACCGGGCAGAATCCGTTTTCCGACAAGGCGTTGGCAAAGGCGTTGCTTGAGCAGTTGGAGAGTGTCGGTAGTCGCAAGAACTGA
- a CDS encoding putative quinol monooxygenase — protein MTIAIFATIQPHPEHREVTEQALRLMVEQTRAEPGNLRYDLFVREGEVLAFELFELYVDAAAVEAHRNSAHYQAYRAASAGWLAAPTQVQLAHGLDIAPFN, from the coding sequence GTGACCATTGCCATCTTCGCCACTATCCAGCCGCATCCTGAACACCGTGAGGTCACAGAACAGGCCTTGCGCCTGATGGTGGAGCAGACCCGCGCCGAGCCCGGCAACCTGCGCTATGACCTGTTCGTCCGCGAGGGCGAGGTACTGGCTTTCGAGCTGTTCGAGTTGTATGTCGATGCCGCCGCCGTCGAGGCCCATCGCAACAGTGCCCATTACCAGGCCTATCGCGCCGCCAGCGCCGGCTGGTTGGCCGCACCGACTCAGGTGCAGCTTGCCCACGGGCTGGATATCGCGCCATTCAACTGA
- a CDS encoding LysR family transcriptional regulator: MNISNKDLNLLHLFQVLYEERNASHAAQRLALSQPALSHKLNKLRQQFGDPLFVRAPRGLTPTPRAHELAPRIQQLVAQLQDFYRDCDGDDFLSRPTQVHLYSTDYLEQTLLPRLLPILRTQAPNLTLITHNTQGNLPREALEKGTCDLAIAGFYNGLPDTFHQQRLLSEDFVVLAAADNPLLTKGMSLEAFLACEHLLTTLTGDLDGRVDHALRAVGRQRRVVAGLSSFIAPTRLVRGTDLLLTCLRSLAIEAVERDPGLRLHTLPLAMPRVEVMQIWHARTHVDPLRRWFRQQVWEVAQQVTAPAG, translated from the coding sequence ATGAATATCAGCAACAAGGACCTCAACCTGCTGCACCTGTTCCAGGTGCTCTATGAAGAGCGCAATGCCTCCCATGCAGCGCAACGGCTGGCCCTCAGCCAGCCCGCCCTGAGCCACAAGCTCAACAAGCTGCGCCAGCAGTTCGGCGACCCCTTGTTCGTGCGTGCGCCGCGTGGCCTCACGCCAACGCCCAGGGCCCATGAACTGGCGCCCCGGATACAGCAACTGGTTGCACAGCTACAGGACTTCTACAGGGATTGCGACGGCGATGATTTCCTCTCCCGCCCGACCCAGGTGCACCTTTACAGCACTGACTACCTGGAGCAGACCCTGCTGCCCAGGCTGCTGCCGATCCTGCGCACCCAGGCACCGAACCTGACCCTGATCACCCACAACACCCAGGGCAACCTGCCACGCGAGGCGCTGGAAAAAGGCACCTGCGACCTGGCCATCGCCGGTTTCTACAACGGCTTGCCGGACACCTTCCATCAACAGCGCCTGCTCAGTGAGGACTTCGTGGTACTGGCCGCCGCCGACAACCCGCTCCTGACCAAGGGCATGAGCCTGGAGGCGTTCCTGGCCTGCGAGCACCTGCTGACCACACTCACCGGCGACCTCGATGGCCGGGTCGATCACGCCCTGCGGGCTGTTGGTCGGCAACGTCGGGTGGTGGCCGGCCTGTCCAGCTTCATTGCCCCTACGCGCCTGGTGCGCGGCACCGACCTGCTACTCACCTGCCTGCGCTCGCTGGCCATCGAAGCGGTCGAGCGCGACCCCGGCCTGCGCCTGCACACCCTGCCCCTGGCGATGCCTCGGGTGGAAGTGATGCAAATCTGGCACGCGCGTACCCACGTCGACCCCTTGCGTCGCTGGTTCCGGCAACAGGTATGGGAGGTGGCGCAGCAGGTCACTGCACCAGCTGGTTGA
- a CDS encoding cytochrome D1 domain-containing protein has translation MPYPMTFTPPFRLLALAGALLACSTLANADDVLLVGNKADASVSALDTGSGQEMIRLPVGTGPHEVVVSGNGLLAVVGNYGAQGTANNSLSVIDWPTRTVVRTIDLGEDARPHGIRFLPDSQRVVVTSEASERLLVVDLAQGKVLDRIDVGGGKPHMVALSPGADRAYVTHVESGTLSVVDLLHKKKIAEVPTGAGSEGVAVTPSGTQVWVSNRDGNEVVIVDSKRLEVTDRIRTGLFPIRVAMTPDGKYALVTCAKSAELAVIDVVAKKEIKRIGLAREGAEYRRTMLGEEALPIGAVVSPDGKRVYVAISGGDEVAVISTANWTEKARWKAGPEPDALAIVVQPKEES, from the coding sequence ATGCCCTACCCCATGACATTCACACCCCCCTTCCGCCTGCTGGCCCTGGCCGGTGCCCTGCTGGCCTGCTCCACTTTGGCCAATGCCGACGACGTGCTGCTGGTCGGCAACAAGGCCGACGCCAGCGTGTCAGCCCTGGACACTGGCAGTGGCCAGGAAATGATCCGCCTGCCGGTAGGCACCGGCCCCCACGAGGTGGTGGTCAGTGGCAATGGCCTGCTCGCAGTGGTTGGCAATTACGGCGCGCAAGGCACGGCGAACAATAGCCTGAGCGTGATCGACTGGCCGACCCGGACGGTCGTGCGCACCATCGACCTGGGCGAAGACGCCCGCCCCCATGGCATTCGCTTCCTGCCCGACAGCCAGCGTGTGGTGGTCACCAGCGAAGCCAGCGAACGTCTGCTGGTGGTCGACCTGGCCCAAGGCAAAGTGCTCGACCGGATCGACGTCGGTGGCGGCAAACCGCACATGGTGGCGCTATCACCCGGTGCCGACCGCGCCTACGTCACCCATGTCGAGAGCGGCACGCTGTCGGTGGTCGACCTGCTGCACAAGAAGAAAATCGCCGAGGTCCCCACAGGCGCCGGCAGCGAAGGCGTGGCGGTAACCCCCAGCGGCACCCAGGTATGGGTCAGCAACCGCGACGGCAACGAAGTGGTCATCGTCGATAGCAAGCGCCTGGAAGTCACCGACCGTATCCGCACCGGCCTGTTCCCGATCCGCGTCGCGATGACCCCGGATGGCAAGTATGCACTCGTCACCTGCGCCAAGTCGGCGGAATTGGCGGTGATCGATGTGGTGGCCAAGAAAGAGATCAAGCGCATCGGCCTGGCGCGCGAAGGCGCCGAATACCGCCGTACGATGCTCGGCGAAGAGGCGCTGCCGATTGGCGCGGTGGTCTCGCCGGATGGCAAGCGGGTCTATGTGGCGATCAGCGGCGGCGACGAAGTCGCGGTGATCAGCACCGCCAACTGGACCGAGAAGGCACGCTGGAAAGCCGGCCCCGAGCCGGATGCCCTGGCGATCGTGGTGCAGCCGAAAGAAGAGAGCTGA